Proteins encoded by one window of Arabidopsis thaliana chromosome 2, partial sequence:
- a CDS encoding SET domain-containing protein (SET domain-containing protein; CONTAINS InterPro DOMAIN/s: SET domain (InterPro:IPR001214); BEST Arabidopsis thaliana protein match is: Rubisco methyltransferase family protein (TAIR:AT3G07670.1); Has 858 Blast hits to 854 proteins in 169 species: Archae - 0; Bacteria - 0; Metazoa - 224; Fungi - 205; Plants - 298; Viruses - 0; Other Eukaryotes - 131 (source: NCBI BLink).), which translates to MVGALNIMSETGDLCVELPKDDPFYHHKKKFLSCKGLCVKETLNLSGSLSQQLLNAALEKLLHFGRIVNLDKVEVYFGEDACTPAGIYSVRNEISALSWILSLIPVSCKMQTQVDTFEALRAALKGRINEVVGAEKEKARVVDSYRCEKESKLVEWGQDNGVKTKLQIAQIDGYGRGAIASEDLKFGDVALEIPVSSIISEEYVYNSDMYPILETFDGITSETMLLLWTMREKHNLDSKFKPYFDSLQENFCTGLSFGVDAIMELDGTLLLDEIMQAKELLRERYDELIPLLSNHREVFPPELYTWEHYLWACELYYSNSMQIKFPDGKLKTCLIPVAGFLNHSIYPHIVKYGKVDIETSSLKFPVSRPCNKGEQCFLSYGNYSSSHLLTFYGFLPKGDNPYDVIPLDFDVIDDEDIETEFSWTTHMLRGTWLSSNHNIFHYGLPTPLLNYLRKAHGLVHHSETDLWKNLEVEIGVLENLQSTFDDMMQNLGDADSIDRENADWDVKLAMEFKERQRKIVSSILDSCSAGIKLVQESITNPPV; encoded by the exons AAGTTCTTGAGTTGCAAAGGTTTATGCGTAAAGGAAACATTGAACCTCAGTGGATCATTATCTCAACAACTGTTGAATGCTGCATTGGAAAAGTTGCTTCATTTTGGACGAATAGTTAATCTCGATAAG GTGGAAGTTTACTTTGGTGAGGATGCTTGCACTCCTGCAGGAATTTACAGTGTTAGAAACGAAATCTCAGCTCTCAGCTGGATCCTTTCGCTTATACCGGTTTCTTGTAAGATGCAAACACAAGTTGATACCTTTGAAGCTCTACGAGCTGCTTTAAAAGGTAGAATCAATGAGGTTGTTGGAGCTGAAAAGGAGAAAGCTAGAGTTGTTGATAGCTATAGATGCGAAAAGGAAAGCAAATTAGTAGAATGGGGTCAGGACAATGGAGTCAAAACCAAATTGCAGATAGCTC AAATTGATGGCTATGGACGAGGAGCTATAGCTAGCGAAGACTTGAAATTTGGCGATGTTGCTTTAGAGATTCCAGTCTCAAGTATCATTTCGGAGGAGTATGTGTACAACTCCGACATG TACCCAATATTGGAGACGTTTGATGGCATTACATCTGAGACAATGCTGCTCTTATGGACCATGAGGGAAAAGCATAACCTGGACTCGAAATTCAAACCATACTTTGACTCTCTGCAAGAGAATTTTTGTACCG GTTTGAGTTTTGGGGTTGATGCAATCATGGAGCTTGATGGTACATTGCTTTTAGATGAAATAATGCAAGCTAAAGAG CTTTTGCGTGAGAGGTATGATGAATTGATTCCTCTTTTATCGAACCACCGGGAAGTATTTCCACCGGAGCTCTATACATGGGAACATTACTTATGGGCTTGTGAGTTGTATTACTCAAATAGCATGCAAATCAAATTCCCAGATGGAAAGCTGAAGACTTGCTTGATTCCTGTCGCCGGTTTTCTCAACCATTCT ATATACCCACACATAGTGAAATATGGAAAAGTAGACATTGAGACGAGTTCCTTGAAGTTCCCAGTCTCAAGGCCTTGCAACAAAGGGGAACAATGTTTTCTTAGCTACGGAAACTACTCTAGTTCGCATCTGTTAACATTTTACGGATTTCTACCAAAAGGGGATAACCCGTATGATGTCATTCCCTTAG ATTTTGATGtcattgatgatgaagacatcGAGACCGAGTTTTCTTGGACAACTCACATGTTACGCGGGACTTGGCTATCGAGTAATCACAACATCTTCCACTACGGCTTGCCTACTCCATTGTTGAACTACTTGCGCAAAGCTCATGGTCTTGTTCATCATTCTGAAACAGAT TTATGGAAGAACTTGGAAGTTGAGATAGGAGTACTTGAGAATCTCCAATCCACATTCGACGACATGATGCAAAATCTTGGCGATGCAGATTCTATCGACAG AGAAAACGCGGATTGGGATGTTAAACTAGCGATGGAGTTCAAAGAGCGGCAGAGAAAGATTGTCTCATCCATTCTTGATTCATGTTCTGCAGGTATCAAACTAGTTCAAGAATCCATAACTAACCCACCGGTTTAG
- a CDS encoding Afadin/alpha-actinin-binding protein (Afadin/alpha-actinin-binding protein; CONTAINS InterPro DOMAIN/s: Afadin/alpha-actinin-binding (InterPro:IPR021622); BEST Arabidopsis thaliana protein match is: Afadin/alpha-actinin-binding protein (TAIR:AT5G57410.3); Has 6400 Blast hits to 5312 proteins in 498 species: Archae - 42; Bacteria - 460; Metazoa - 3301; Fungi - 542; Plants - 222; Viruses - 9; Other Eukaryotes - 1824 (source: NCBI BLink).) — protein MSLTVPEFDFRLTPQFGFSQSPIGERNFADVDNLENCIKYLNQSLVTSGFSASLDLFATDPVSIARTCNCVYALIQQRQRDVEFRESANDQRQRLLSDMARLEAKVERLETQLQAKERELGSVTRTEAKNTAALKTQNEKLQKERDEFQRMVIANQQVKTQQLHETKKKEKEYIKLQERLNQVLMEKKKETRSGMEIMNLLQKEGRQRGTWSGKKTDSDFYKKIVDAYEAKNQELMAENTDLRALLRSTQGDMRSFLNASGGLTNQSLVANGRHGADPSQSPLGGKTDVFDLPFRMARGQIEDSLRSKMVSIKERMGQLVDAQKEVSITSEASERELELEAQLVEARSIIQEQESIMSKHLPKTDRRRNSAPPHSSVNGLRG, from the exons ATGTCATTGACTGTACCGGAGTTCGATTTCAGA TTGACGCCACAGTTTGGTTTCTCACAGTCACCGATCGG GGAGCGTAATTTCGCGGATGTTGATAATCTGGAGAACTGTATTAAGTATTTGAATCAGAGCTTAGTCACCTCTGGATTCTCTGCTTCGCTTGACCTCTTCGCTACCGATCCT GTTTCGATTGCTAGAACTTGCAATTGCGTATACGCTTTGATTCAACAGAGGCAACGAGATGTGGAATTTAGAGAATCTGCTAATGATCAGAGACAACG ACTTTTATCCGATATGGCGAGACTCGAAGCAAAAGTTGAAAGGCTTGAGACTCAATTGCAAGCTAAAGAAAGGGAACTTGGTTCGGTGACAAGAACG GAAGCAAAAAATACAGCGGCTTTAAAGACGCAGAATGAGAAGCttcaaaaagagagagatgagtttCAACGAATGGTGATTGCTAACCAG CAAGTCAAGACCCAACAAttacatgaaacaaaaaagaaagaaaaagagtacatAAAGTTACAG GAGAGGTTAAACCAAGTGTTgatggagaaaaagaaggaaacgaGATCAGGCATGGAGATTATGAATCTACTCCAG AAAGAAGGGAGACAGCGTGGAACATGGAGTGGGAAGAAAACTGACTCtgatttctacaaaaaaatt GTGGATGCATATGAGGCGAAAAATCAAGAACTGATGGCAGAGAACACTGATCTGAGAGCGTTACTACGATCAACGCAG GGTGACATGCGTTCTTTCTTGAATGCTTCTGGTGGATTAACCAACCAATCTTTGGTAGCTAATGGAAGACACGGTGCAGACCCTTCTCAGTCTCCTTTGGGCGGGAAGACG GACGTTTTTGACCTACCTTTTCGTATGGCACGAGGTCAAATAGAAGATAGTTTACGCTCTAAGATGGTTTCCATCAAG GAACGTATGGGTCAGTTAGTAGATGCACAAAAAGAAGTATCCATTACTTCAGAAGCGTCAGAGAGGGAACTTGAACTTGAAGCACAACTCGTCGAGGCACGCAGCATTATTCAAGAACag GAATCTATAATGTCCAAACATTTACCTAAGACAGATCGGAGAAGGAACTCAGCTCCTCCACATTCTTCTGTCAACGGACTGCGTGGCTGA
- the VEL3 gene encoding vernalization5/VIN3-like protein (vernalization5/VIN3-like (VEL3); FUNCTIONS IN: molecular_function unknown; INVOLVED IN: biological_process unknown; LOCATED IN: endomembrane system; BEST Arabidopsis thaliana protein match is: vernalization5/VIN3-like (TAIR:AT4G30200.2); Has 107 Blast hits to 107 proteins in 14 species: Archae - 0; Bacteria - 0; Metazoa - 0; Fungi - 0; Plants - 107; Viruses - 0; Other Eukaryotes - 0 (source: NCBI BLink).) produces MASSLDVFCQKKKLLVGHFTISYWWVILLHAGAASNSNLSDDKKKRRKNPKPRHLSSYGKRNNTPVQPSETETKSQGKRVCFNNSDVRQMKQNTSSRENQFGIKETVLENFPNVTPQFMSDQINGHQDKPEKAKKNPESYGLGLEQCVKIIRKLECSGYVESTFRQKFLTWFSLRATSQERNTVTTFMNAFNDDSMALAEQLVDTFSDCIWSKGSVIGDRDGGGSSGVSLCCIFFLPDC; encoded by the exons ATGGCCTCTTCTCTCGAcg tcttttgtcaaaaaaaaaagctattgGTGGGTCATTTTACTATTAGCTATTGGTGGGTCATTTTACTTCACGCAGGAGCTGCAAGTAACTCTAATTTGAgtgatgataaaaagaaacGAAGGAAAAACCCTAAGCCTCGGCACTTAAGTTCGTATGGGAAGCGTAATAACACTCCAGTTCAACCCTCAG AAACTGAAACCAAGAGCCAAGGCAAAAGAGTTTGCTTCAACAACTCTGATGTAAGACAGATGAAGCAAAACACTTCTTCTAGAGAAAATCAGTTTGGCATAAAAGAAACTGTCTTGGAGAATTTCCCCAACGTCACTCCTCAGTTTATGTCAGACCAAATCAATGGCCATCAAGATAAACCTGAGAAGGCGAAGAAGAATCCGGAAAGCTATGGTTTAGGGCTTGAGCAATGTGTGAAGATCATAAGAAAGCTTGAGTGTTCAGGTTATGTTGAGAGCACTTTTAGACAAAAGTTTTTGACTTGGTTTAGCCTACGAGCTACGAGTCAGGAGAGAAATACTGTCACGACATTCATGAATGCTTTCAATGATGATTCAATGGCTCTGGCTGAGCAGCTCGTTGACACATTCTCTGATTGTATATGGAGCAAGGGTTCTGTGATTGGCGATCGCGATGGAGGTGGCAGTAGTGGTGTCTCAT tgtgttgtattttttttcttcccgATTGTTGA
- a CDS encoding Afadin/alpha-actinin-binding protein (Afadin/alpha-actinin-binding protein; CONTAINS InterPro DOMAIN/s: Afadin/alpha-actinin-binding (InterPro:IPR021622); BEST Arabidopsis thaliana protein match is: Afadin/alpha-actinin-binding protein (TAIR:AT5G57410.2); Has 2181 Blast hits to 1953 proteins in 285 species: Archae - 6; Bacteria - 183; Metazoa - 1166; Fungi - 140; Plants - 107; Viruses - 0; Other Eukaryotes - 579 (source: NCBI BLink).), protein MARLEAKVERLETQLQAKERELGSVTRTEAKNTAALKTQNEKLQKERDEFQRMVIANQQVKTQQLHETKKKEKEYIKLQERLNQVLMEKKKETRSGMEIMNLLQKEGRQRGTWSGKKTDSDFYKKIVDAYEAKNQELMAENTDLRALLRSTQGDMRSFLNASGGLTNQSLVANGRHGADPSQSPLGGKTDVFDLPFRMARGQIEDSLRSKMVSIKERMGQLVDAQKEVSITSEASERELELEAQLVEARSIIQEQESIMSKHLPKTDRRRNSAPPHSSVNGLRG, encoded by the exons ATGGCGAGACTCGAAGCAAAAGTTGAAAGGCTTGAGACTCAATTGCAAGCTAAAGAAAGGGAACTTGGTTCGGTGACAAGAACG GAAGCAAAAAATACAGCGGCTTTAAAGACGCAGAATGAGAAGCttcaaaaagagagagatgagtttCAACGAATGGTGATTGCTAACCAG CAAGTCAAGACCCAACAAttacatgaaacaaaaaagaaagaaaaagagtacatAAAGTTACAG GAGAGGTTAAACCAAGTGTTgatggagaaaaagaaggaaacgaGATCAGGCATGGAGATTATGAATCTACTCCAG AAAGAAGGGAGACAGCGTGGAACATGGAGTGGGAAGAAAACTGACTCtgatttctacaaaaaaatt GTGGATGCATATGAGGCGAAAAATCAAGAACTGATGGCAGAGAACACTGATCTGAGAGCGTTACTACGATCAACGCAG GGTGACATGCGTTCTTTCTTGAATGCTTCTGGTGGATTAACCAACCAATCTTTGGTAGCTAATGGAAGACACGGTGCAGACCCTTCTCAGTCTCCTTTGGGCGGGAAGACG GACGTTTTTGACCTACCTTTTCGTATGGCACGAGGTCAAATAGAAGATAGTTTACGCTCTAAGATGGTTTCCATCAAG GAACGTATGGGTCAGTTAGTAGATGCACAAAAAGAAGTATCCATTACTTCAGAAGCGTCAGAGAGGGAACTTGAACTTGAAGCACAACTCGTCGAGGCACGCAGCATTATTCAAGAACag GAATCTATAATGTCCAAACATTTACCTAAGACAGATCGGAGAAGGAACTCAGCTCCTCCACATTCTTCTGTCAACGGACTGCGTGGCTGA
- a CDS encoding SET domain-containing protein (SET domain-containing protein; FUNCTIONS IN: molecular_function unknown; INVOLVED IN: biological_process unknown; EXPRESSED IN: 22 plant structures; EXPRESSED DURING: 13 growth stages; CONTAINS InterPro DOMAIN/s: SET domain (InterPro:IPR001214); BEST Arabidopsis thaliana protein match is: Rubisco methyltransferase family protein (TAIR:AT3G07670.1).) has translation MVGALNIMSETGDLCVELPKDDPFYHHKKKFLSCKGLCVKETLNLSGSLSQQLLNAALEKLLHFGRIVNLDKVEVYFGEDACTPAGIYSVRNEISALSWILSLIPVSCKMQTQVDTFEALRAALKGRINEVVGAEKEKARVVDSYRCEKESKLVEWGQDNGVKTKLQIAQIDGYGRGAIASEDLKFGDVALEIPVSSIISEEYVYNSDMYPILETFDGITSETMLLLWTMREKHNLDSKFKPYFDSLQENFCTGLSFGVDAIMELDGTLLLDEIMQAKELLRERYDELIPLLSNHREVFPPELYTWEHYLWACELYYSNSMQIKFPDGKLKTCLIPVAGFLNHSIYPHIVKYGKVDIETSSLKFPVSRPCNKGEQCFLSYGNYSSSHLLTFYGFLPKGDNPYDVIPLDFDVIDDEDIETEFSWTTHMLRGTWLSSNHNIFHYGLPTPLLNYLRKAHGLLWKNLEVEIGVLENLQSTFDDMMQNLGDADSIDRENADWDVKLAMEFKERQRKIVSSILDSCSAGIKLVQESITNPPV, from the exons AAGTTCTTGAGTTGCAAAGGTTTATGCGTAAAGGAAACATTGAACCTCAGTGGATCATTATCTCAACAACTGTTGAATGCTGCATTGGAAAAGTTGCTTCATTTTGGACGAATAGTTAATCTCGATAAG GTGGAAGTTTACTTTGGTGAGGATGCTTGCACTCCTGCAGGAATTTACAGTGTTAGAAACGAAATCTCAGCTCTCAGCTGGATCCTTTCGCTTATACCGGTTTCTTGTAAGATGCAAACACAAGTTGATACCTTTGAAGCTCTACGAGCTGCTTTAAAAGGTAGAATCAATGAGGTTGTTGGAGCTGAAAAGGAGAAAGCTAGAGTTGTTGATAGCTATAGATGCGAAAAGGAAAGCAAATTAGTAGAATGGGGTCAGGACAATGGAGTCAAAACCAAATTGCAGATAGCTC AAATTGATGGCTATGGACGAGGAGCTATAGCTAGCGAAGACTTGAAATTTGGCGATGTTGCTTTAGAGATTCCAGTCTCAAGTATCATTTCGGAGGAGTATGTGTACAACTCCGACATG TACCCAATATTGGAGACGTTTGATGGCATTACATCTGAGACAATGCTGCTCTTATGGACCATGAGGGAAAAGCATAACCTGGACTCGAAATTCAAACCATACTTTGACTCTCTGCAAGAGAATTTTTGTACCG GTTTGAGTTTTGGGGTTGATGCAATCATGGAGCTTGATGGTACATTGCTTTTAGATGAAATAATGCAAGCTAAAGAG CTTTTGCGTGAGAGGTATGATGAATTGATTCCTCTTTTATCGAACCACCGGGAAGTATTTCCACCGGAGCTCTATACATGGGAACATTACTTATGGGCTTGTGAGTTGTATTACTCAAATAGCATGCAAATCAAATTCCCAGATGGAAAGCTGAAGACTTGCTTGATTCCTGTCGCCGGTTTTCTCAACCATTCT ATATACCCACACATAGTGAAATATGGAAAAGTAGACATTGAGACGAGTTCCTTGAAGTTCCCAGTCTCAAGGCCTTGCAACAAAGGGGAACAATGTTTTCTTAGCTACGGAAACTACTCTAGTTCGCATCTGTTAACATTTTACGGATTTCTACCAAAAGGGGATAACCCGTATGATGTCATTCCCTTAG ATTTTGATGtcattgatgatgaagacatcGAGACCGAGTTTTCTTGGACAACTCACATGTTACGCGGGACTTGGCTATCGAGTAATCACAACATCTTCCACTACGGCTTGCCTACTCCATTGTTGAACTACTTGCGCAAAGCTCATGGTCTT TTATGGAAGAACTTGGAAGTTGAGATAGGAGTACTTGAGAATCTCCAATCCACATTCGACGACATGATGCAAAATCTTGGCGATGCAGATTCTATCGACAG AGAAAACGCGGATTGGGATGTTAAACTAGCGATGGAGTTCAAAGAGCGGCAGAGAAAGATTGTCTCATCCATTCTTGATTCATGTTCTGCAGGTATCAAACTAGTTCAAGAATCCATAACTAACCCACCGGTTTAG
- a CDS encoding Syntaxin/t-SNARE family protein (Syntaxin/t-SNARE family protein; INVOLVED IN: Golgi vesicle transport, vesicle-mediated transport; CONTAINS InterPro DOMAIN/s: t-SNARE (InterPro:IPR010989), Syntaxin 6, N-terminal (InterPro:IPR015260); BEST Arabidopsis thaliana protein match is: Syntaxin/t-SNARE family protein (TAIR:AT4G30240.1); Has 97 Blast hits to 97 proteins in 15 species: Archae - 0; Bacteria - 2; Metazoa - 0; Fungi - 0; Plants - 95; Viruses - 0; Other Eukaryotes - 0 (source: NCBI BLink).): MFSSLQLKRMESAYRLWIREKKDEICKELQAALGTAKWQLEEFEKAVRLSHKRCGDNDSSSTRHKQFVTAIENQIHRVETSLQEAYSENGKKPLRWVDLNEEERDDLAMFLSGSSRTSQSFSGESSIKSRESTNSSLVENVMEVSAKVTFKKAKVYGDGSECVIDIEERVTPGQAEKSVGLRRIWSSPNFNSLRIIVPGGDNEEEKETLVAQIEATPKVKGTKSVLWMQRLPDHNQLFDKTGCFQNPIRLPFNHPIKFIVSLLLMVFLLLPFVVYLS; this comes from the exons atgttttcttctctgcaGCTGAAGAG AATGGAGTCTGCTTATAGATTGTGgattagagagaagaaagatgagatttgTAAGGAACTTCAAGCAGCTTTAGGTACAGCTAAATGGCAG TTGGAGGAGTTTGAGAAGGCAGTGAGATTGAGTCATAAACGGTGTGGGGATAATGATTCTTCATCCACACGGCATAAACAGTTTGTTACCGCTATTGAAAACCAGATTCATCGCGTAGAAACTTCTCTGCAAGAAGCTTATAGTGAAAATGGGAAAAAGCCTCTCCGTTGGGTTGATCTTAATGAAGAAGAGCGTGATGACTTAGCAATGTTTCTCTCTGGATCTTCTCGAACTTCACAGAGTTTTAGTGGTGAGAGCAGCATCAAGTCGAGAGAGTCTACTAATAGTTCTCTAGTTGAAAACGTTATGGAAGTTTCAGCTAAAGTAACATTCAAGAAAGCTAAAGTTTATGGTGATGGCTCTGAGTGTGTCATAGACATTGAAGAAAGAGTGACACCTGGCCAAGCAGAGAAATCAGTTGGGCTGAGAAGAATATGGAGTTCACCAAATTTCAATTCTTTGAGAATTATAGTTCCTGGTGgtgataatgaagaagaaaaggagacATTGGTGGCACAAATAGAAGCGACGCCTAAAGTTAAAGGAACTAAGTCTGTATTGTGGATGCAGAGACTTCCTGATCATAATCAG CTCTTTGACAAGACCGGTTGCTTTCAAAATCCGATACGCTTACCGTTTAATCACCCGATCAAGTTTATTGTTTCCTTATTGCTAATGGTGTTTCTACTAT TACCCTTCGTAGTGTATTTGTCTTGA
- a CDS encoding Syntaxin/t-SNARE family protein — MMVVNSFDLWQKDVFFSAAEEVQKSTDIMESAYRLWIREKKDEICKELQAALGTAKWQLEEFEKAVRLSHKRCGDNDSSSTRHKQFVTAIENQIHRVETSLQEAYSENGKKPLRWVDLNEEERDDLAMFLSGSSRTSQSFSGESSIKSRESTNSSLVENVMEVSAKVTFKKAKVYGDGSECVIDIEERVTPGQAEKSVGLRRIWSSPNFNSLRIIVPGGDNEEEKETLVAQIEATPKVKGTKSVLWMQRLPDHNQVSVLIYKL, encoded by the exons atgatggtagTGAACAGCTTTGATCTATGGCAAAaagatgttttcttctctgcaGCTGAAGAGGTTCAAAAATCTACAGATAT AATGGAGTCTGCTTATAGATTGTGgattagagagaagaaagatgagatttgTAAGGAACTTCAAGCAGCTTTAGGTACAGCTAAATGGCAG TTGGAGGAGTTTGAGAAGGCAGTGAGATTGAGTCATAAACGGTGTGGGGATAATGATTCTTCATCCACACGGCATAAACAGTTTGTTACCGCTATTGAAAACCAGATTCATCGCGTAGAAACTTCTCTGCAAGAAGCTTATAGTGAAAATGGGAAAAAGCCTCTCCGTTGGGTTGATCTTAATGAAGAAGAGCGTGATGACTTAGCAATGTTTCTCTCTGGATCTTCTCGAACTTCACAGAGTTTTAGTGGTGAGAGCAGCATCAAGTCGAGAGAGTCTACTAATAGTTCTCTAGTTGAAAACGTTATGGAAGTTTCAGCTAAAGTAACATTCAAGAAAGCTAAAGTTTATGGTGATGGCTCTGAGTGTGTCATAGACATTGAAGAAAGAGTGACACCTGGCCAAGCAGAGAAATCAGTTGGGCTGAGAAGAATATGGAGTTCACCAAATTTCAATTCTTTGAGAATTATAGTTCCTGGTGgtgataatgaagaagaaaaggagacATTGGTGGCACAAATAGAAGCGACGCCTAAAGTTAAAGGAACTAAGTCTGTATTGTGGATGCAGAGACTTCCTGATCATAATCAGGTGAGTGTGTTGATATATAAGCTTTAG
- a CDS encoding Syntaxin/t-SNARE family protein (Syntaxin/t-SNARE family protein; INVOLVED IN: Golgi vesicle transport, vesicle-mediated transport; LOCATED IN: nucleus; CONTAINS InterPro DOMAIN/s: t-SNARE (InterPro:IPR010989), Syntaxin 6, N-terminal (InterPro:IPR015260); BEST Arabidopsis thaliana protein match is: Syntaxin/t-SNARE family protein (TAIR:AT4G30240.1); Has 122 Blast hits to 122 proteins in 15 species: Archae - 0; Bacteria - 2; Metazoa - 0; Fungi - 0; Plants - 120; Viruses - 0; Other Eukaryotes - 0 (source: NCBI BLink).) has product MMVVNSFDLWQKDVFFSAAEEVQKSTDIMESAYRLWIREKKDEICKELQAALGTAKWQLEEFEKAVRLSHKRCGDNDSSSTRHKQFVTAIENQIHRVETSLQEAYSENGKKPLRWVDLNEEERDDLAMFLSGSSRTSQSFSGESSIKSRESTNSSLVENVMEVSAKVTFKKAKVYGDGSECVIDIEERVTPGQAEKSVGLRRIWSSPNFNSLRIIVPGGDNEEEKETLVAQIEATPKVKGTKSVLWMQRLPDHNQLFDKTGCFQNPIRLPFNHPIKFIVSLLLMVFLLLPFVVYLS; this is encoded by the exons atgatggtagTGAACAGCTTTGATCTATGGCAAAaagatgttttcttctctgcaGCTGAAGAGGTTCAAAAATCTACAGATAT AATGGAGTCTGCTTATAGATTGTGgattagagagaagaaagatgagatttgTAAGGAACTTCAAGCAGCTTTAGGTACAGCTAAATGGCAG TTGGAGGAGTTTGAGAAGGCAGTGAGATTGAGTCATAAACGGTGTGGGGATAATGATTCTTCATCCACACGGCATAAACAGTTTGTTACCGCTATTGAAAACCAGATTCATCGCGTAGAAACTTCTCTGCAAGAAGCTTATAGTGAAAATGGGAAAAAGCCTCTCCGTTGGGTTGATCTTAATGAAGAAGAGCGTGATGACTTAGCAATGTTTCTCTCTGGATCTTCTCGAACTTCACAGAGTTTTAGTGGTGAGAGCAGCATCAAGTCGAGAGAGTCTACTAATAGTTCTCTAGTTGAAAACGTTATGGAAGTTTCAGCTAAAGTAACATTCAAGAAAGCTAAAGTTTATGGTGATGGCTCTGAGTGTGTCATAGACATTGAAGAAAGAGTGACACCTGGCCAAGCAGAGAAATCAGTTGGGCTGAGAAGAATATGGAGTTCACCAAATTTCAATTCTTTGAGAATTATAGTTCCTGGTGgtgataatgaagaagaaaaggagacATTGGTGGCACAAATAGAAGCGACGCCTAAAGTTAAAGGAACTAAGTCTGTATTGTGGATGCAGAGACTTCCTGATCATAATCAG CTCTTTGACAAGACCGGTTGCTTTCAAAATCCGATACGCTTACCGTTTAATCACCCGATCAAGTTTATTGTTTCCTTATTGCTAATGGTGTTTCTACTAT TACCCTTCGTAGTGTATTTGTCTTGA